Proteins from a genomic interval of Trifolium pratense cultivar HEN17-A07 linkage group LG6, ARS_RC_1.1, whole genome shotgun sequence:
- the LOC123889471 gene encoding serine/threonine-protein kinase Nek2-like, translating to MEQYEILEQVGKGAFGSALLVRHKHEKKKYVLKKIRLARQTDRTRRSAHQEMELISKVRNPFIVEYKDSWVEKGCFVCIIIGYCEGGDMAEAIKKANSVNFSEEKLCKWLVQLLMALDYLHVNHILHRDVKCSNIFLTKNQDIRLGDFGLAKMLTSDDLASSIVGTPSYMCPELLADIPYGSKSDIWSLGCCVYEMAAHRPAFKAFDIQALIHKINKSIVSPLPTMYSSAFRGLVKSMLRKNPELRPTARELLNHPHLQPYILKVHQKLNSPRSTFPFQWPESNYARRTRFVEPESVSTLSDQDRYLSLNNHRALNPSISGTEQSSQYSSIQRAQGLSNCSVEKLYDLSAGVVRDHCNTNKSKAIKSSTGERTPRLRVAKESASARRQTTAQPKIYVTGSKRESLPVPRAPSGKSSTPTWRASLPIPTRGRNTTNFYTDVGYVDSPDVSVDAPQIDRIAEFAMASYEDPFFHVIRRSSSASAKCFSSTAGSADCTITKDKCTILVDKKVTVPTSTAEAGTGVPFTNGSASECSNYVTAGVSSRSSSESREHRFDTSSYQQRADALEGLLEFSARLLQQHRFDELGVLLKPFGPEKVSPRETAIWLAKSFKQNCDLRFPHTLT from the exons TTCTGCTCTGCTTGTGAGGCACAAGcatgaaaagaaaaa GTATGTCCTCAAGAAGATCCGTCTTGCTCGCCAAACTGACAGAACCCGTAGGTCGGCCCATCAGGAG ATGGAGCTTATATCTAAAGTTCGCAACCCATTTATTGTGGAGTACAAAGATTCTTGGGTAGAAAAG GGTTGTTTTGTATGTATTATCATCGGCTATTGTGAAGGAGGAGATAT GGCTGAAGCTATAAAAAAGGCCAATAGTGTTAACTTTTCTGAAGAG AAACTCTGCAAGTGGCTTGTCCAGTTGCTGATGGCACTTGATTACTTACATGTAAATCATATTCTTCATCGCGATGTCAAG TGTTCAAATATATTCTTGACAAAAAATCAAGATATACGTCTAG GTGACTTTGGTCTCGCTAAAATGTTGACATCTGATGATCTTGCTTCATCA ATTGTTGGGACTCCAAGTTATATGTGCCCTGAGCTTCTTGCTGATATACCCTATGGCTCTAAATCAGATATCTGGTCTTTGG GATGCTGTGTTTATGAAATGGCTGCTCACAGACCAGCTTTTAAAGCTTTT GACATACAAGCATTGATTCACAAAATAAACAAGTCTATAGTATCTCCACTGCCAACTATGTACTCTAGTGCTTT CCGAGGGCTTGTTAAAAGCATGCTGCGGAAAAATCCAGAGCTAAGGCCAACt GCCAGAGAGTTACTAAATCATCCACATCTTCAGCCTTACATTCTTAAAGTTCACCAAAAACTAAATAGCCCCAGAAGTACTTTTCCATTCCAATGGCCCGAGTCAAACTATGCAAGAAGAACTCGGTTTGTGGAGCCAGAATCTGTTTCTACTCTTTCTGACCAAGACAGGTACTTGTCACTAAACAATCACAGGGCATTGAATCCCAGTATTTCTGGAACGGAACAAAGTTCTCAATATTCTTCTATTCAAAGAGCTCAAGGATTATCCAATTGTTCAGTAGAGAAGCTCTATGACTTATCTGCTGGTGTTGTCCGTGATCACTGCAATACTAACAAATCAAAAGCCATAAAGTCCTCAACTGGGGAAAGAACACCACGACTTAGAGTAGCTAAGGAATCCGCTTCTGCCAGAAGGCAGACAACAGCACAGCCAAAGATATATGTTACCGGTTCAAAGCGTGAATCA CTTCCGGTTCCCCGTGCACCATCTGGTAAGTCTTCCACGCCAACTTGGAGAGCATCCCTTCCGATTCCTACAAGAGGCAGGAACACAACAAACTTCTACACTGATGTTGGTTATGTGGATTCTCCTGATGTTTCTGTTGATGCACCGCAAATTGACAGGATTGCAGAATTCGCAATGGCTTCCTACGAGGATCCATTCTTTCATGTTATTCGCAGATCATCATCAGCATCAGCCAAATGTTTTTCTAGCACAGCAGGGAGTGCTGATTGCACAATCACAAAGGACAAGTGTACAATCCTGGTGGACAAAAAAGTTACTGTCCCTACTAGCACCGCTGAAGCTGGTACTGGTGTTCCATTTACAAATGGCAGTGCCAGTGAATGCTCTAACTATGTTACAGCTGGCGTTTCAAGCCGCTCCTCATCTGAGTCGCGCGAGCATCGGTTTGACACCTCGTCATACCAGCAACGTGCTGATGCGTTGGAGGGGCTGCTGGAGTTCAGTGCTAGACTACTACAACAACATAGGTTTGATGAGCTTGGTGTATTGCTGAAGCCGTTTGGGCCTGAGAAGGTTTCTCCAAGGGAAACGGCTATTTGGTTGGCCAAGAGCTTTAAACAAAACTGTGATCTAAGGTTTCCTCATACACTTACGTGA